Proteins from one Thermobifida alba genomic window:
- a CDS encoding NUDIX hydrolase encodes MPERCRSIVDVHVILHRDGEILLLERQNTGYCDGMLHLPSGHLEEGEALHHGAAREVREEVGVTVDPDTLALAAVVHHRQRPDLARIGVFFTTRIWQGEPRSAEPHKCGGLVWADPHLLPHNTIDYPAQGIRTWLADTGHTPTTGPPPPADSPARTAVYPLAVDAPARARNLFRQAGEVRDGVRVRPARFPPGGHRRFWREGRERCLAACGACWTGGWWPSSRVPVQRLDL; translated from the coding sequence ATGCCGGAGCGTTGCCGAAGCATTGTCGACGTCCACGTCATCCTGCACCGGGACGGGGAGATCCTGCTGCTGGAGCGGCAGAACACCGGATACTGCGACGGCATGCTGCACCTGCCCTCCGGCCACCTGGAGGAGGGCGAGGCGCTCCACCACGGCGCGGCCCGCGAGGTGCGGGAGGAGGTCGGCGTCACCGTCGATCCCGACACCCTGGCCCTGGCCGCGGTCGTCCACCACCGCCAGCGCCCCGACCTGGCCCGCATCGGCGTGTTCTTCACCACCCGCATCTGGCAGGGCGAACCCCGCAGCGCCGAGCCGCACAAGTGCGGCGGGCTCGTGTGGGCCGATCCCCACCTGCTGCCCCACAACACCATCGACTACCCCGCCCAGGGCATCCGCACCTGGCTCGCCGACACCGGACACACTCCCACGACTGGCCCGCCACCACCGGCTGACTCACCGGCCAGGACAGCGGTGTACCCGCTGGCTGTCGATGCCCCAGCCCGTGCCCGCAACCTGTTCCGGCAGGCCGGGGAGGTCCGCGACGGAGTGCGGGTGCGACCTGCTCGCTTCCCTCCGGGAGGGCATCGACGGTTCTGGAGGGAGGGACGAGAACGGTGCCTTGCCGCTTGCGGTGCCTGCTGGACGGGAGGGTGGTGGCCGTCGAGCCGTGTACCGGTACAGCGCCTTGACCTGTGA
- a CDS encoding cupin domain-containing protein, with the protein MTDRLFTETLLAAVGEDLLRTRLSEDFVRADVGAAAVAPLLTFEALSDLLSTHQLEPPRLRLHRAGRPVPLGDYTTVGEASGVTRRLVRPEALYEQLRGGASLVLDGIDRLHPPIRAAADDLMRLVHERVQVNLYLIWGDSHGFDTHWDDHDTFIVQLAGTKHWQVHGQGTRPYPMKEDTDHAHRPPEGTVWEGVVHPGEVLHVPRGWWHTVTGTGGVSMHLTFGFTRATGVDWARWLVERLHDVEFARTDLPRFAAPEERRKHQHALLRHLVDLAEQHGIDDFLADRDARFPRRQSFSLPWAVDGATPGPDTVVEFTPILPAALRQEEQKVALTVAGRRYAFPQTARPLLEALVEARTLTVAELAERAGVPVDTAAALARVLVRHHLVLLR; encoded by the coding sequence ATGACCGACCGCCTGTTCACCGAGACGCTGCTCGCCGCCGTGGGCGAGGACCTGCTGCGCACCCGGCTGTCGGAGGACTTCGTCCGCGCCGACGTGGGCGCGGCGGCCGTGGCGCCGTTGCTGACCTTCGAGGCGCTCAGCGACCTGCTCAGCACCCACCAGTTGGAACCGCCCCGGCTGCGGCTGCACCGCGCGGGCAGGCCGGTGCCGCTCGGCGACTACACCACGGTCGGGGAGGCCTCGGGGGTGACGCGCCGCCTGGTGCGCCCCGAGGCGCTGTACGAGCAGCTGCGCGGGGGCGCGAGCCTGGTGCTGGACGGCATCGACCGGCTGCACCCGCCGATCCGCGCCGCCGCCGACGACCTGATGCGCCTGGTCCACGAACGCGTGCAGGTCAACCTGTACCTGATCTGGGGGGACTCGCACGGGTTCGACACCCACTGGGACGACCACGACACGTTCATCGTGCAGCTGGCCGGCACCAAGCACTGGCAGGTGCACGGCCAGGGCACCCGCCCCTACCCGATGAAGGAGGACACCGACCACGCGCACCGCCCCCCGGAGGGCACGGTGTGGGAGGGCGTGGTGCACCCCGGCGAGGTGCTGCACGTGCCGCGCGGCTGGTGGCACACGGTCACCGGCACCGGCGGCGTCAGCATGCACCTGACCTTCGGGTTCACCCGGGCCACCGGGGTGGACTGGGCGCGCTGGCTGGTGGAGCGGCTGCACGACGTGGAGTTCGCGCGCACCGACCTGCCCCGGTTCGCCGCCCCCGAGGAGCGGCGCAAGCACCAGCACGCGCTGCTGCGCCACCTGGTGGACCTGGCCGAGCAGCACGGCATCGACGACTTCCTCGCCGACCGCGACGCCCGGTTCCCGCGCCGCCAGTCCTTCTCGCTGCCGTGGGCGGTGGACGGCGCCACCCCGGGACCGGACACCGTGGTGGAGTTCACCCCGATCCTGCCCGCGGCACTGCGCCAGGAGGAGCAGAAGGTCGCGCTGACCGTGGCGGGCCGCCGCTACGCGTTCCCGCAGACGGCCCGGCCGCTGCTGGAGGCGCTGGTCGAGGCGCGCACGCTGACCGTGGCCGAGCTCGCCGAACGCGCGGGCGTGCCGGTGGACACGGCCGCCGCGTTGGCGCGGGTCCTGGTGCGGCACCACCTGGTGCTGCTGCGGTGA
- a CDS encoding 4'-phosphopantetheinyl transferase family protein, with translation MSSLPTAPRCDVWWADPALASPPLLDLLDETERARHARFRLPADRDRYAVGRALARLLCARAAGCDPREVVFRLRCGHCDRPEPHGKPHPAGPAEGWELSVTHSGRKVGVALSRGLPVGLDVEQIADRDLDGLVRYALTERERAELDALAPAERAAGFFTYWARKEALLKATGQGLSGGLTSVEVSGPHTDAALLTWSGPAAPDHARLFDLDAGDGYRAALAVLAAPSVTVAVHDASPLLEAAHHGFAPQPGSPPAVP, from the coding sequence GTGTCCTCCCTCCCCACCGCCCCCCGCTGCGACGTGTGGTGGGCCGACCCGGCCCTGGCCTCCCCGCCCCTGCTCGACCTGCTGGACGAGACGGAGCGGGCCCGGCACGCCCGCTTCCGGCTCCCCGCGGACCGGGACCGCTACGCGGTCGGCCGCGCGCTGGCCCGCCTGCTGTGCGCCCGCGCCGCCGGATGCGACCCGCGCGAGGTGGTCTTCCGGCTCCGCTGCGGCCACTGCGACCGGCCCGAACCGCACGGCAAGCCCCACCCGGCGGGGCCCGCCGAGGGCTGGGAGCTCTCCGTCACCCACTCCGGCCGGAAGGTGGGCGTGGCCCTGAGCCGCGGCCTGCCCGTGGGACTGGACGTGGAGCAAATCGCCGACCGCGACCTGGACGGCCTGGTCCGCTACGCGCTGACCGAACGGGAACGGGCCGAACTGGACGCCCTCGCCCCGGCCGAGCGCGCCGCGGGCTTCTTCACCTACTGGGCGCGCAAGGAGGCGCTGCTCAAGGCCACCGGCCAGGGCCTGTCCGGCGGGCTGACCTCGGTGGAGGTCAGCGGTCCGCACACGGACGCGGCTCTGCTGACCTGGAGCGGCCCCGCCGCCCCCGACCACGCGCGGCTGTTCGACCTGGACGCCGGGGACGGCTACCGCGCCGCGCTGGCGGTGCTGGCCGCCCCGTCGGTGACGGTGGCGGTCCACGACGCCTCCCCCCTGCTGGAGGCAGCGCACCACGGGTTCGCCCCGCAACCGGGTTCGCCGCCCGCCGTGCCCTGA
- a CDS encoding siderophore-interacting protein — translation MTAAVSERTVEMYPLKPRVLEAVNVERITPRMVRVDFGGPDIAGLRSDNFADHVKLWFPDPDTGEHVLPVVEDDRCLNFRAPGVIYRDYTVRRFDAEAGLLTIDFVVHDHGPGGRWAAVAKPGDRLGVLGPRGTVYYPDYSHYVLLADETALPAAARRIEELPRDASVTAFFEVADAAEEQELDAPRGAEITWLHRNGAAPGTTDLLLRALEKTELPAEGVFVWVGGEADALKPIRRLLKERGLVRGRDFEVDGYWRRGVSNLDHHAADEDEE, via the coding sequence ATGACCGCCGCGGTGAGCGAACGCACCGTCGAGATGTACCCGCTGAAGCCGCGGGTGCTGGAGGCCGTCAACGTCGAGCGGATCACCCCACGCATGGTCCGCGTCGACTTCGGCGGGCCCGACATCGCCGGCCTGCGCAGCGACAACTTCGCCGACCACGTCAAGCTGTGGTTCCCCGACCCCGACACCGGCGAGCACGTGCTGCCCGTCGTCGAGGACGACCGCTGCCTCAACTTCCGCGCACCCGGCGTCATCTACCGCGACTACACGGTGCGCCGCTTCGACGCCGAGGCCGGGCTGCTCACCATCGACTTCGTCGTCCACGACCACGGCCCCGGCGGACGGTGGGCGGCCGTGGCCAAGCCCGGCGACCGCCTCGGCGTACTCGGCCCGCGCGGCACCGTCTACTACCCGGACTACTCCCACTACGTGCTGCTCGCCGACGAGACCGCGCTGCCCGCCGCCGCCCGCCGCATCGAGGAACTGCCGCGCGACGCCTCGGTCACCGCGTTCTTCGAGGTCGCCGACGCCGCCGAGGAGCAGGAACTGGACGCGCCGCGCGGGGCCGAGATCACCTGGCTGCACCGCAACGGCGCCGCCCCCGGCACCACCGACCTGCTGCTGCGCGCCCTGGAGAAGACGGAACTGCCCGCGGAGGGGGTGTTCGTCTGGGTCGGCGGCGAGGCCGACGCCCTCAAGCCGATCCGCCGCCTGCTCAAGGAGCGCGGCCTGGTGCGCGGCCGCGACTTCGAGGTCGACGGCTACTGGCGGCGCGGCGTGTCCAACCTCGACCACCACGCCGCCGACGAGGACGAGGAGTAA
- a CDS encoding DeoR/GlpR family DNA-binding transcription regulator gives MDSAERMDVIVARLRAEGEVSVAALAELTGHSEMTIRRDLDHLSDKGVLRRVHGGAVSLLPRGQEPPYAIRERMAVDAKKRIGRAVGELVDDGQAVLLDRGTTVVEAARALAERHVTVMPLSLQAAAVLSESNTVRLLMPGGEVRPGELAMTGPLTEASLAAVRFDTAVLSCCGLSLTDGVTAYDLADVAIKRAAMRSARQVVLVADSTKIGQVTMGHVGPVSDVDVLVTDTGASDDSIAEIRAAGVAVHRV, from the coding sequence GTGGACAGCGCCGAGCGGATGGACGTCATCGTGGCCCGCCTCCGAGCCGAGGGGGAGGTGAGTGTCGCGGCACTCGCCGAACTCACCGGGCACTCGGAGATGACCATCCGGCGCGACCTGGACCACCTGTCCGACAAGGGCGTGCTGCGGCGGGTGCACGGCGGCGCCGTCAGCCTCCTGCCCCGCGGGCAGGAACCGCCCTACGCCATCCGGGAGCGCATGGCCGTCGACGCCAAGAAGCGCATCGGCCGGGCGGTCGGCGAACTCGTCGACGACGGGCAGGCGGTCCTGCTGGACCGGGGCACCACCGTGGTGGAGGCGGCCCGCGCCCTCGCCGAGCGGCACGTCACCGTGATGCCGCTGTCGCTGCAGGCGGCCGCGGTGCTCAGCGAGAGCAACACGGTCCGGCTCCTCATGCCCGGAGGAGAGGTGCGCCCCGGGGAGTTGGCCATGACCGGTCCGCTGACCGAGGCCTCCCTGGCCGCGGTCCGCTTCGACACCGCCGTCCTGAGCTGCTGCGGGCTGTCCCTCACCGACGGCGTCACCGCCTACGACCTGGCCGACGTCGCCATCAAACGGGCCGCGATGCGGTCGGCACGGCAAGTCGTGCTGGTGGCCGACTCCACCAAGATCGGCCAGGTGACCATGGGGCACGTCGGCCCCGTCAGCGACGTCGACGTGCTGGTCACCGACACCGGCGCGTCCGACGACAGCATCGCCGAGATCCGGGCCGCCGGAGTGGCGGTCCACCGCGTCTGA
- a CDS encoding prolyl oligopeptidase family serine peptidase — protein sequence MLSNPPLLPSPDTVPDPYRWLERSDSPRSARWIAEREAEFRSAAATWPLRAALAADIRRLVSATQWSPPRRRGGLLFATRRDDGDEHPRLVVVDPSGRERVLFDPVAHDPGGTTTLDAWEPSPDGSLVAVQTSRGGVERGTLRVLSTATARPVEPAIAGVRYAHVAWLPAHHGPAFYFVRRDDSDGRRGVWLHRVGGGADTLVHPCQAARTVPGVRLRRDRWLLVTESHGTGHSNDLWLADLASAPPEAPVLRPVHVGRDIESEADVGPDGLLYLRTTHGAPLRRICAAAPAEPAPEHWREVVPEDPEAPLDGFAVAGDAAAVEVVYTRTRLGISELRVRSPRTGADRAVPLPGEGMVAQVAAEADGTVHFCYADVATPLTVCELRPDGAVAPWPDAGPLPERPRIERRALSCVSFDGVRVPVTVFAAPGAPPGPTILHAYGGFGRPRQFGFSATVLAWLRAGGRYAVAHVRGGGDRGRAWHLAGAGRHKVRAVRDLVAAADFLVGAGECTRDGLCLSGGSTGGLLVLAAIARRPDLCAAVIASAPLADMVRFQRLGLGSMWTREFGTVTDPDDLAALLDYSPYHRVLRSPPTRYPAVLLTGFDGDTRTDAAHPRKMCAALLERATGPRPVLLRYERGVGHGPRAVTRAIELAADAHAFAAAQTGLSPTRRTPAGTAPTAER from the coding sequence GTGCTCAGCAACCCGCCGCTCCTCCCCTCCCCCGACACCGTCCCCGACCCCTACCGCTGGCTGGAGCGGAGCGACTCCCCGCGCAGCGCCCGCTGGATCGCCGAACGGGAGGCCGAGTTCCGGTCCGCCGCCGCGACCTGGCCGCTGCGCGCCGCCCTGGCCGCCGACATCCGCCGCCTGGTCTCGGCCACCCAGTGGTCGCCGCCGCGTCGTCGCGGCGGCCTGCTGTTCGCCACCCGCCGCGACGACGGCGACGAGCACCCCCGGCTGGTGGTCGTCGACCCCTCCGGACGCGAACGCGTGCTGTTCGACCCGGTCGCGCACGACCCCGGCGGCACCACCACGCTGGACGCCTGGGAGCCCAGCCCCGACGGGAGCCTGGTGGCGGTGCAGACCTCCCGCGGCGGGGTGGAGCGCGGGACGCTGCGGGTGCTGTCGACCGCCACCGCACGCCCCGTGGAACCCGCGATCGCCGGCGTGCGCTACGCCCACGTGGCGTGGCTGCCCGCCCACCACGGCCCCGCCTTCTACTTCGTGCGCCGCGACGACTCCGACGGACGGCGCGGAGTGTGGCTGCACCGGGTCGGCGGCGGCGCGGACACCCTGGTGCACCCCTGCCAGGCCGCGCGCACCGTGCCCGGGGTGCGGCTGCGCCGCGACCGGTGGCTGCTGGTCACCGAGAGCCACGGCACCGGGCACAGCAACGACCTGTGGCTGGCCGACCTGGCCTCCGCTCCGCCCGAGGCGCCCGTGCTGCGGCCGGTGCACGTGGGCCGCGACATCGAGTCCGAGGCCGACGTCGGCCCCGACGGGCTGCTGTACCTGCGCACCACCCACGGCGCGCCGCTGCGCCGGATCTGCGCGGCCGCCCCCGCCGAGCCCGCCCCCGAGCACTGGCGCGAGGTGGTGCCCGAGGACCCCGAGGCCCCCCTGGACGGCTTCGCGGTGGCGGGCGACGCCGCGGCGGTGGAGGTCGTCTACACCCGCACCAGGCTCGGCATCAGCGAACTGCGCGTCCGCTCCCCCCGCACCGGCGCCGACCGCGCGGTCCCGCTGCCCGGAGAGGGCATGGTCGCCCAGGTGGCCGCGGAGGCGGACGGCACGGTGCACTTCTGCTACGCCGACGTGGCCACCCCGCTGACGGTGTGCGAACTCCGCCCCGACGGCGCCGTCGCCCCCTGGCCGGACGCCGGTCCGCTCCCCGAGCGCCCCCGGATCGAACGCCGCGCCCTGTCGTGCGTCTCCTTCGACGGGGTGCGGGTGCCCGTCACGGTCTTCGCGGCCCCCGGCGCCCCGCCCGGCCCCACCATCCTGCACGCCTACGGCGGATTCGGCCGTCCCCGCCAGTTCGGGTTCTCCGCCACGGTGCTGGCCTGGCTGCGCGCCGGCGGCCGCTACGCGGTGGCGCACGTGCGCGGCGGCGGCGACCGCGGCCGCGCCTGGCACCTGGCCGGCGCCGGCCGGCACAAGGTGCGCGCGGTGCGCGACCTGGTGGCCGCCGCGGACTTCCTCGTCGGCGCGGGCGAGTGCACGCGCGACGGACTGTGCCTGTCGGGCGGCTCCACCGGCGGACTGCTGGTGCTGGCCGCGATCGCCCGCCGACCGGACCTGTGCGCCGCGGTGATCGCCTCGGCGCCGCTGGCCGACATGGTCCGCTTCCAGCGGCTGGGCCTGGGGTCGATGTGGACGCGCGAGTTCGGCACGGTCACCGACCCCGACGACCTCGCGGCGCTGCTCGACTACTCCCCCTACCACCGGGTGCTGCGCTCCCCGCCCACCCGCTACCCGGCGGTGCTGCTCACCGGTTTCGACGGCGACACCCGCACCGACGCCGCGCACCCCCGCAAGATGTGCGCGGCCCTGCTGGAGCGGGCCACCGGCCCACGCCCGGTCCTGCTGCGCTACGAGCGCGGCGTGGGGCACGGGCCGCGCGCGGTCACCCGCGCCATCGAGCTCGCGGCCGACGCGCACGCGTTCGCGGCCGCGCAGACGGGGCTGTCCCCGACCCGCCGGACCCCGGCGGGCACGGCCCCGACCGCAGAGAGATGA
- a CDS encoding (2Fe-2S)-binding protein encodes MAHQRPPLATVVDACAPLRFAPLPDLRTRSLTRPVEQRDVEQWCRADLLAVKGALGPVYDGFVAATRPGHRLPAATHFLRALLREPIFLVAAGLYLTGRAPLLDAEHLWFPVRADRTVGTPLVTGPRVAVTADDAFAGHPDAVVLANADEVTRAAAGAMVAAFTPVVEALYAHTRVGRRTLWGWVLDTTHFYMLNPARFLGRDARAAWERADRLADAMLAAGAVTRSRPRLFPFRADHPRGTWAVRGTCCFDYKGDPAHGYCTTCPLKCDTERRDELQEWLRNPALAP; translated from the coding sequence ATGGCACACCAGCGTCCTCCCCTCGCGACGGTGGTCGACGCCTGCGCGCCGCTGAGGTTCGCCCCCCTGCCGGACCTGCGCACCCGGTCGCTGACGCGGCCCGTGGAACAGCGGGACGTGGAGCAGTGGTGCCGTGCCGACCTGCTGGCCGTCAAGGGCGCGCTGGGACCGGTCTACGACGGCTTCGTCGCCGCCACCCGGCCCGGCCACCGGCTGCCCGCGGCCACGCACTTCCTGCGCGCGCTGCTGCGCGAGCCGATCTTCCTGGTGGCGGCGGGCCTGTACCTGACCGGCCGCGCGCCCCTGCTGGACGCGGAGCACCTGTGGTTCCCGGTGCGTGCCGACCGCACCGTCGGCACGCCGCTGGTCACCGGGCCGAGGGTCGCGGTGACCGCCGACGACGCCTTCGCCGGCCATCCCGACGCGGTCGTGCTCGCCAACGCCGACGAGGTGACCCGGGCCGCGGCGGGCGCGATGGTGGCCGCGTTCACCCCGGTCGTGGAGGCGCTGTACGCCCACACCCGGGTGGGCAGGCGCACCCTGTGGGGCTGGGTGCTGGACACCACCCACTTCTACATGCTCAACCCGGCCCGCTTCCTGGGCCGCGACGCCCGCGCCGCCTGGGAGCGCGCCGACCGCCTGGCCGACGCCATGCTCGCGGCCGGGGCGGTCACCCGGTCCCGGCCCCGCCTGTTCCCGTTCCGCGCCGACCACCCGCGCGGCACCTGGGCGGTGCGCGGCACCTGCTGCTTCGACTACAAGGGCGACCCCGCGCACGGCTACTGCACCACCTGCCCGCTCAAGTGCGACACCGAGCGCCGCGACGAGCTGCAGGAGTGGCTGCGCAACCCGGCCCTGGCCCCCTGA